The DNA window AGGGTGCAATGCGCGCGATATCAAGCCAGTTCAGCGTCGCCAACACGGCGATCGCGGCCGCTGCGAAAAGCAGCATGACGACCGAAAGATCGGACGTATAAAACAATGCGATGATGATGATCGCGCCGAGATCGTCGGCAATGGCGACCGCGGTCAGAAAGATTTTCAATGACAAGGGAATACGGGAGCCGAGCAGCGCCAGAATACCGAGAGCGAAGGCTATATCGGTCGCGGTCGGAATCGCCCATCCGTTCAGGGCAGTCGGATCGCCCCGGTTGAAACAGAAAAAAATCAGGGCTGGCGCAACTACTCCGCCGATTGCCGACACCAGCGGCAGTAGAATCCGCGAAGGCGACGACAGTTCGCCCTCAAGCACCTCACGCTTTATTTCGAGCCCGACCAGCAGAAAGAAAATCGCCATCAGGCCGTCATTGATCCACAGCAGCAGCGGCTTTCCCAGGAAAAACGAGCCAATCCGTACTTCCAGCGGCAAATCGAGTACGCCCGAGTACACGCTGCTCAGCGGCGAATTGCTGAAAAGCAGCGCCAGTAACGCGGTGCTGATCAGTATCAGGCCGCCCGCCGACTCAAGCTCAAAGAAGCGGCGGAAGCCGTCGTTCGCCTTGCCGATGATCATTTGCCCGTACTGACTTTTGCCGCTACTGCAAACGAGGAACGACTGGACTACTGCTTAGAACCGGAATGAAACGCCGGTTACGATCGCGTGCGTATCGAGATCGATTGCGAAATCGACGCCTTCGTGTTCGATCTCGGGAGCGAAGTGGGTAAAGCGGTATTCACCGAACAGCGCGAAATTCCTGTGGAATTGCCACGTTACTCCGCCACCGACTTTAACGCCGAGCGGTGTCTCGAAATCTTCGTCGGAGGTAAGCAGAAATGCGGGGCCGGCCATGATATACGGCTGAATCTGGCCGTTTGGAATGTCTGTTTTGGGAAAGAGCCGCCAGCGGACGCGGAGATCGGGAGAAAACGCTACCGCCGGGACATCTTCCTGCGACAGCGTAACGGGGGCGCCGACGCCGATCGAAATGCGCTGGTCGAAAATCTCCTCAATCAGCACATTTGTCGTCGCAAATGCATCGACGGTTTGATTCTTGATATCGGGACGGAAGTGAAACGCCTCCAACGCGATACCTATGTTGGGCGCAAAACCAAACCAATAACCGGCGCGCAAACCAATCAAATAAGAATCATCGGTGTCCACCTCGAACAGTTGCGCCCGAAACGGCGCCGACACATTCAAGCCGTGCACCGATGCTTCGGCCGTGCCAGAAATGTCCACGCATAGCCGCCGTAGCCATCGATAAACCACTCGGCGAGTGCAGGACCCGGAGCGCCGAGGAACGCTGCAAGAATTGCGGGAGCTATCGGATGGTTCATTAAATATCTCCTGATTCACGATAAATGCCGGGCGGAAGGCAACGGTCATCTGAAATTGGTCATACGAACGATCTTCAAGCTGCGACGCTGCCGCTTGCGCCCGTGTGTCTTGGCCTGACATAGTCGCCGAGCCGCAGTGACAGCCACCGAGGCCGTTAACCTCTCAGCGCCTACGATGGCCGCGATCGGCTTCGGCATTTGACGGCGAATGTCAGCAAAACCAGGAAGCGATTTACTTCCGCGCTCTCGACAGCACCGACTGGCGCTCGTCGCTGTTGATGGTGCGCATTTCCTTGAGCACGTTGCGGCTGATTCCCTGGCTTGCGAGATTCTCCTCTTGTGCCGCGGTCAGATCGAAAAACTGGTTGGTGGCTTCCAGCCGCGCAATCATTTGTTTGTCGTTCAACCCGGCTTTATCCATCGCCAGCAACTCGTCCGTGGTCACGAAGCCGTCGCTGTTGAGATCGGCTGTTTTGGATTTCTTGACGTCCTCGACGGTCGCGGGGTTCGACTGCGCGCTTTTCACGGCTTTGCTGGCATCCTCCTTGTTGCCGAACAGCTTGTCGGAATTGGCGCCTATCATGTAGCCGGCGCCCGCGCCGAGTACGCCGCCCAGCACGGTGGCGATAACGCCATCGCCGATCGCGCTTCCGATAACCGCCCCGGCAACGCCGCCGCCGGCTGCCGCCTGTTGTTCCTTCGTGCCCGGCAAACTTTCGCAGCCCGCCAGCGGACCCACCATGAATCCCGTCAATACCAGAACCGCGATTTTACGTTGCATGATCTGCCTCCAGTAGCAAAGCCCCGGCGTGTGGCCGGCGGCTCCAGTCAAAAGACGCTCATCGCCTGGACGAATCCCGTGAGCCGGCGCGGATTCGACGCCGTTTTCAGGCGTCATCCTCCTGGCAATATGAACAGAATATTGGCCATTAGGTTTCAAACGAATGCGACTGAGAGGACTGCGAGACGAGTATTGCCAGGAAAACGGGCGCTTGGGCAGCGCCTTTGTTACCGGAACCAAGAACGCGAGGCCGCCAACCGACCTTTGCATCCTCGACAGAGCATGCCCGTTACGGCGCAGCGCCGCGGCATTTATCGCTGAGGGCGACGCGCGCCGCGATTTCCCTGAAGGCCTTGAAATAAGCATCATCGAAGGCTTTGGTATAGGCGAATTCGGTTTCAGCCACGGCGCTGGCGCGAAATTCCTCGAGCAGCCGGCCTTGGGGAGTCAGGCATTGACCAAAGGCGTCGACATAATAGCGCTGCACCATCGGATTCAGAACGCTGTTGCCGCCCACCTTGACGATGACATCGGCCTTCTGCAGCTCGTCGGCAGGTCGCGCGGTTTGAAACGCCTGGGCGAATCCACGCAAGGAGGTCGCGGTAATAACCTCTCCTTCCGGAAACCACACTCCCTCATGGGCATAGACGAAGTGCGAGCGCTTCTCGGCGATATCGCGCGGCACGAAAACGGCAACGGTGGCCGCAATCGGCGCCGCGGAAAGATCGACCGCAGGCTGTGCGGGAGGCTTCGGACTCCCTCCGAACGGCGAGCGCAAGGCGCAGCCGGTCAGGGCCAGCAGCAAAAAGGAAATCGCAAATTTTTTTAGCATGGAGATGAAAGTAAATTATCGGATTGGTCTTGCAGGCGAAGCCGGCGCCTCGCGGCCTTTGCGAACATCGGCAAGCGGACTCGATGATACCAACTTCGGACAGCGCCGGCTAAGGCCTGTCAGGGCAACGCGAACACCAGCAAGCTATCGCCCTGCTTGTACCCGAACAATGAATTGCCGCCGGCCGCGACCGCGACATACTGCACGCCGTCGACTTCGTAGGTGATCGGCGGCGCGTTCACACCGGCGTCGGCCTGGTAATGCCAGAGCAGCTTGCCGCTCGCCGAATCGAATGCGTTGAAGCGGCCGCCGCGTCCAGCGCCTTCGCCTGTAAAGACCAGCCCGCCGGCGGTCGCGAGCACGCCGCCGATCAGCGGCTGCGCGGTCTTGTGCTGCCAAATAATTTTGCCGCGCTGGTCGATCGCACTGAGCAGGCCCCACCTTGGCTCCTCGGTCGGTTCGAGCGCCGAATAGCGCAGCGCCGCTTTGCCTGCATTCGCCGGTGTCTCGTGCACCGTGTAGCGTATCGGCATATGCAGCGCCGCCACGAACGTGAGTCGCGTCTTTGGATCGTAAGCGGCCGGCGACCAGTTGACGCCGCCGACCGCGCCGGGATGGATGCGTACGCCAGCCGCGGTCGGACGCATGAACAGATTGTGCTGCGGCACGAACGGCTCGGATTTGTGCAGCAGCTTGCCGCTCGCACGGTCGTGCACATAAAACCAGCCGGTCTTCGCCGCCTGCCCGACGGCCGCAACCGTTTTCCCGCTGACTTTCAGATCGAACAGTAGCGGCGGGCTGGCGACGTCATAGCCCCACAGGTCGTGCGGCACCTGCTGATAATGCCAGCGTAATTTTCCGGTCGCAGCTTCCAGCGCCACCAGCGACACCGTGTACAGATTGTCGCCGGGACGCGAGACATCATCCATCTGCGGCGACGGATTGCCGGTGCCGAAGAACAGCAAGCCGCGCTCGTCATCGATCGCCGGCGTGGTCCACGCCGAGCCGCCGCCGAATTGCCACGCATCCGCGTGGTTCGGAAACGCCTCTTTCTCACCCTTGATATCGCGCTGTAATTTTTCGCCGTCCGGCGTGGTGTTGCGGAATTCACCTTCCCAGCCTTGCGCAGGAACGGTATCGAATTGCCACATGCGTTTGCCGCTTTCGGCATCGAATGCGGCGAGAAA is part of the Burkholderiales bacterium genome and encodes:
- a CDS encoding outer membrane beta-barrel protein, which produces MDISGTAEASVHGLNVSAPFRAQLFEVDTDDSYLIGLRAGYWFGFAPNIGIALEAFHFRPDIKNQTVDAFATTNVLIEEIFDQRISIGVGAPVTLSQEDVPAVAFSPDLRVRWRLFPKTDIPNGQIQPYIMAGPAFLLTSDEDFETPLGVKVGGGVTWQFHRNFALFGEYRFTHFAPEIEHEGVDFAIDLDTHAIVTGVSFRF
- the nhaA gene encoding Na+/H+ antiporter NhaA; translation: MIIGKANDGFRRFFELESAGGLILISTALLALLFSNSPLSSVYSGVLDLPLEVRIGSFFLGKPLLLWINDGLMAIFFLLVGLEIKREVLEGELSSPSRILLPLVSAIGGVVAPALIFFCFNRGDPTALNGWAIPTATDIAFALGILALLGSRIPLSLKIFLTAVAIADDLGAIIIIALFYTSDLSVVMLLFAAAAIAVLATLNWLDIARIAPYAIVGLFLWILVLKSGVHATLAGVVVAFAIPLRIADSSGASPLHRLEHGLHPWVAFAVLPLFAFANAGVSLDGVTLSTLASPVPLGIAAGLVVGKLIGVFGAAAALILLGFAKLPEDSNWVQLLGVAILCGIGFTMSLFIGSLAFEAE
- a CDS encoding PQQ-binding-like beta-propeller repeat protein, yielding MLRLSTFAVILIGASLAHAAASIDDHRLLKAGEDHSNWLSYGRDYTNQRYSPLARINRANVRKLAPIWTWRNGVNATFQATPLVADGVMYLSTPFNHVAALDARNGKLLWRYEHKRRTDKMCCGPANRGVALGYGKVYIGTVDARLVALDQKTGEVIWDIDVATTGDRPTEAVEQLNADDPLSKSRMTGSTGAGIAMAPIVYRGKVIIGITGVGYGLHLDDSRSDAPLGAVVGVAGRYGRPGFLAAFDAESGKRMWQFDTVPAQGWEGEFRNTTPDGEKLQRDIKGEKEAFPNHADAWQFGGGSAWTTPAIDDERGLLFFGTGNPSPQMDDVSRPGDNLYTVSLVALEAATGKLRWHYQQVPHDLWGYDVASPPLLFDLKVSGKTVAAVGQAAKTGWFYVHDRASGKLLHKSEPFVPQHNLFMRPTAAGVRIHPGAVGGVNWSPAAYDPKTRLTFVAALHMPIRYTVHETPANAGKAALRYSALEPTEEPRWGLLSAIDQRGKIIWQHKTAQPLIGGVLATAGGLVFTGEGAGRGGRFNAFDSASGKLLWHYQADAGVNAPPITYEVDGVQYVAVAAGGNSLFGYKQGDSLLVFALP